A part of Tissierellales bacterium genomic DNA contains:
- a CDS encoding iron ABC transporter permease: MSILKDSGSYIAVGHTLYVAIGAFLLTSLFGGSMAWLVTRTDYPFKKIVDKLCFLTFIIPSYILAISWIEIFGRNGFLSKLLKSTSLIDQYTFSPYSLGAVIIVLSIHLYPLMYMSIKNAFMTLDPSLEQAAILSGASRLKATLTISLPLIAPSFISVGLLIFSRTMANFGVAAVLALPVGKEVLTTRIYSTLTNLEINQAIALSIILVALSGTIFVVQQRKLHNMKFTTQTSESQKPKLLPLGKLKLPVIIIVVTFQCLTTVIPLISIISASFLKRWGLSFTLDHLTLNNYKALIFDHPLMLTALKNSLLYGALAASFAALLALLIVSLNTTSNSKLGKLMEMIACWPMAFPNIVLAVAATLAWTKPPLKFYGTPWILIITYTTLFLPIAIKNISGLAQNQDPTLEQAAILCGASPIKAFKDITFPMLLPGVKSGWILGFIISLREIPIALLLYSAGTETLGILLFGLQSSSYGLEMTSTLAVVIIVLTGFLKVLASKMKTFKGGQ; encoded by the coding sequence ATGAGTATATTAAAAGATTCTGGAAGTTACATAGCTGTAGGACACACCTTATATGTAGCGATTGGAGCTTTTCTGTTAACTAGTTTGTTTGGTGGTAGCATGGCTTGGTTAGTTACTAGAACAGATTATCCATTCAAAAAAATCGTCGATAAACTCTGCTTTTTGACATTTATAATACCATCATACATATTGGCAATTTCTTGGATAGAAATCTTCGGCCGAAATGGTTTTTTGAGTAAATTATTGAAAAGTACAAGCTTGATAGATCAATATACTTTTTCACCATATTCACTTGGCGCTGTAATAATTGTATTGTCAATTCACTTATATCCACTTATGTATATGTCTATCAAAAATGCATTTATGACATTAGATCCAAGCCTTGAACAAGCTGCTATACTATCTGGTGCTAGCAGACTTAAAGCTACACTTACAATTAGCCTCCCTCTGATAGCACCTAGTTTCATATCCGTTGGACTTTTAATCTTTAGCAGAACCATGGCAAACTTTGGTGTAGCTGCAGTTTTAGCACTACCTGTTGGTAAAGAAGTCCTAACTACTAGAATTTATAGTACTCTGACAAATTTGGAAATAAACCAAGCTATAGCTCTCTCAATCATTCTAGTAGCTCTTTCTGGGACTATTTTTGTAGTTCAGCAAAGAAAATTACACAACATGAAATTTACTACTCAAACGTCAGAATCTCAAAAACCAAAACTCTTACCACTTGGCAAACTTAAACTTCCCGTTATCATTATCGTAGTAACATTTCAGTGCTTGACTACTGTAATTCCATTGATATCAATTATTTCAGCTTCATTTCTAAAAAGGTGGGGATTGTCATTTACATTAGACCACCTAACTCTAAATAACTATAAAGCTTTAATATTCGACCATCCTCTCATGCTAACTGCCCTAAAAAACAGTCTTCTTTATGGCGCTCTAGCAGCTAGTTTTGCAGCATTATTGGCTCTACTAATAGTAAGTTTAAACACTACTAGTAATTCAAAATTAGGAAAATTGATGGAAATGATAGCCTGCTGGCCAATGGCTTTCCCAAATATAGTTCTCGCAGTTGCTGCCACTTTAGCATGGACTAAGCCACCACTTAAATTTTATGGGACTCCCTGGATATTGATAATAACTTATACAACATTATTTCTCCCAATAGCTATAAAAAATATATCTGGACTAGCACAAAATCAAGATCCCACACTGGAACAAGCTGCCATACTTTGTGGAGCTAGTCCTATAAAAGCTTTCAAGGATATCACATTTCCTATGTTGCTTCCAGGTGTAAAATCCGGCTGGATACTAGGATTTATAATATCTCTCAGAGAAATTCCCATAGCATTATTACTATACTCTGCTGGTACAGAAACCTTAGGAATACTACTTTTTGGTCTTCAATCAAGTTCATATGGTTTAGAAATGACATCAACTCTAGCAGTGGTGATAATAGTACTAACTGGATTTTTAAAAGTCCTAGCATCTAAAATGAAAACCTTCAAAGGAGGGCAATAA
- a CDS encoding ABC transporter ATP-binding protein — protein sequence MSQTLLEMNRIWKNYGDTKVLSGFSMEVQKNEILAIVGPSGCGKSTLLSCISGLESPDHGKIKLSGIPIYSKKCLVPPEQRQIGMVFQNYALWPHKTVFENIAYPLKIRKQKKSFIKNEVSKYLKIVRLEGFESRYPHQLSGGQQQRIALARALIMSPKLLLLDEPLCNLDAHLREAMQSEIKKLRDELDLTIVIVTHDMHEAERLADRVITL from the coding sequence ATGAGTCAGACTTTACTTGAAATGAATAGAATTTGGAAGAACTACGGCGATACAAAAGTTCTCAGTGGTTTCTCTATGGAAGTTCAAAAAAATGAAATATTGGCAATAGTAGGACCTAGTGGTTGTGGAAAAAGCACTCTTTTGTCATGCATATCTGGACTTGAATCTCCTGATCACGGTAAGATAAAACTGAGCGGCATTCCAATATATTCAAAAAAATGCCTAGTGCCACCAGAACAGAGACAAATCGGGATGGTATTTCAAAACTATGCCCTCTGGCCACACAAAACCGTATTTGAAAACATAGCTTACCCATTGAAAATTAGAAAACAAAAAAAATCATTTATAAAAAATGAGGTGTCAAAATATTTAAAAATCGTTAGACTAGAAGGTTTTGAATCTAGATACCCACACCAACTAAGCGGTGGTCAGCAGCAAAGAATAGCTCTAGCTAGAGCTCTTATAATGTCACCTAAATTACTTTTACTAGATGAGCCGCTTTGCAATCTTGATGCTCATCTTCGCGAAGCTATGCAATCCGAAATCAAAAAACTACGTGATGAGCTTGACCTGACGATAGTTATAGTAACTCACGATATGCATGAAGCCGAGAGACTTGCAGATAGGGTTATAACATTATAA